TGAGCACCGCCATTTTGTTTTTGAGTGTTGCGATTCAATATGGCCTGATCTGGCGGCAAAAACATGCTGCTTTACCCAAAATTTTTGGCCTGACCTTAACAATTGCTGGCGCGCTGGCACTTGTATCGCCTTTCCTAACCCCATACTCGCTGTCATTCACGGTCTTCTTTTTGGGCGTTGTGGGGGCCAGTTTTGTCCCGCTGCTTTTCTGGCGAACGATCAATGCTGCCCCGGTGGATTTTAGTCATTTGAGTGAGCGTTACTCGCTACTGGTCCTGCTGATTTTCGGAGAAGCGGTTATTGGCGTGGCCGATACGGTTTATAGCGGCTTATCACTGCAGGCCGGTTTGTTTTTCTTTGTGGTTATATTGCTTTTTGTGGCTTATCAGCTAGTTTATGATAACGGCCTTAACCGCCAGATAAAAACAGGCGGTTTGGCAGCTATTCATCTTCATTACCCGTTATTAGCGGCCATCCTTAGCATCAGCACGTTTATCCACCTGTGGTTGACTCAGGAATTAGATCCGCGTTGGTTTGCCGCGGCGATTACCTTGGCTTTAGCTGTTTACTATTTTAGCCTGATTGGCTACTTGCGCGCCTATCCAACCAACAAGATCGACATCGGCTTCAAGCGTTGGTTTTATTTAGGATTTTCACTCATGATTTTTGGGGTATACAGCTTCATGACGGCGGCTATGCCATTGCCGTTTATGCTAGGCTTAACTGCGTATTTGCTGGCCAATACCTTATATCTTTGGCAATTCATTCTCCATCCCAACGACCCGTTGTATAATGAAAGTGAT
This genomic window from Lacticaseibacillus paracasei subsp. paracasei contains:
- a CDS encoding low temperature requirement protein A encodes the protein MTQSHKSVTMVELFYDLIFAYAVGRMAQALALPTHGFIAPRMLGEFLMMLLVFWVIWTYQTVLANRYFNNQLAQSLFTLFNMFWVIVLSTAINVDFVKTKWSFQLSTAILFLSVAIQYGLIWRQKHAALPKIFGLTLTIAGALALVSPFLTPYSLSFTVFFLGVVGASFVPLLFWRTINAAPVDFSHLSERYSLLVLLIFGEAVIGVADTVYSGLSLQAGLFFFVVILLFVAYQLVYDNGLNRQIKTGGLAAIHLHYPLLAAILSISTFIHLWLTQELDPRWFAAAITLALAVYYFSLIGYLRAYPTNKIDIGFKRWFYLGFSLMIFGVYSFMTAAMPLPFMLGLTAYLLANTLYLWQFILHPNDPLYNESDQ